Proteins from a genomic interval of Providencia stuartii:
- a CDS encoding nitrate reductase subunit alpha → MSKFLDRFRYFKQLGETFSGDHGQELNVNRDWENGYRSRWQHDKVVRSTHGVNCTGSCSWKIYVKNGLVTWETQQTDYPRTRPDLPDHEPRGCPRGASYSWYLYSANRVKYPMVRKRLLKLWREAKAEHQDPVAAWSSIINDPQKAKSYKQARGRGGFVRSSWQEVNELIAAANVTTIKEFGPDRIIGFSPIPAMSMVSYASGARYLSLIGGACLSFYDWYCDLPPASPMTWGEQTDVPESADWYNSSYIIAWGSNVPQTRTPDAHFFAEVRYKGTKTVAVTPDYAEIAKLCDHWLNPKQGTDSAMAMAMGHVILKEFHVDRQAEYFREYVRTYTDMPMLVMLDEREDGSYAGGRMLRAADLVGSLGEEKNAEWKTIAIDEATGKLCVPQGSMGFRWDESRKWNLEPRNAKDGAEFKMQLSLSETYDEIVEVGFPYFGGLESEYFQHVELKDILLHKLPAKRIQLADGKEVLVTSVYDLLLANYGIDRGFGDENCAVDYDDMKAYSPAWAEKVTGVSRQNIIRIAREFAETAEKTHGRSMVIVGAGINHWYHMDMTYRAIINMLVFCGCIGQSGGGWSHYVGQEKLRPQTGWLPLAFGLDWQRPPRHMNSTSFFYNHSSQWRYETVSTEELLSPLADKKAFSGSLIDLNVRAERMGWLPSAPQLGINPITIAKKAEQEGLSAVDYTVKQLKAGNIRFAAEQPDNPQNFPRNLFIWRSNLLGSAGKGHEYLLKYLLGTENGIQGLDLGQQGGVKPEEVEWVDQAAEGKVDLVVTLDFRMSSTCLFSDVVLPTATWYEKDDMNTSDMHPFIHPLSAAVDPAWESKSDWEIYKGIAKAFSEVCVGHLGKETDIVTLPIQHDSAAEMGQPFDVRDWKKGQCELIPGKTAPHLMMVERDYPSIYARYTSLGPLMDKLGNGGKGINWNTQDEVDFLKKLNKTQPSGANQGRPKIDTAIDAAEVILTLAPETNGQVAVKAWDALGKVTGRDHTHLARYKEDEKIRFRDIVAQPRKIISSPTWSGLEDEHVSYNACYTNVHEMIPWRTLSGRQQLYQDHEWMRAFGESLVVYRPPIDTRAAQPLMGKKPNGFPEKALNFLTPHQKWGIHSTYSDNLLMLTLGRGGPIVWLSEEDARQLGIKDNDWVEAFNSNGALTAKAVVSQRIPDGMIMMYHAQERLINLPGSEITAQRGGIHNSVTRVCPKPTHMIGGYGHLAYSFNYYGTVGSNRDEFVVVRKMKQVDWLDGEQDGYQQTLSGKEKA, encoded by the coding sequence ATGAGCAAATTTTTAGACCGATTTCGTTATTTTAAGCAACTTGGCGAAACATTTTCAGGTGATCATGGACAAGAGCTGAATGTTAACCGCGATTGGGAAAATGGTTACCGTAGCCGTTGGCAGCACGATAAAGTCGTGCGTTCCACGCATGGTGTTAACTGTACAGGGTCATGCAGTTGGAAGATATATGTTAAAAATGGCTTGGTAACATGGGAAACTCAACAGACAGATTACCCGCGTACACGACCTGATTTGCCTGATCATGAGCCAAGAGGGTGCCCTCGTGGGGCAAGTTACTCATGGTATCTGTATAGTGCTAATCGTGTGAAATACCCGATGGTGCGCAAACGTCTATTAAAGTTATGGCGTGAAGCGAAAGCGGAACATCAGGATCCAGTCGCGGCTTGGTCTTCTATTATTAATGATCCGCAAAAAGCTAAAAGCTATAAGCAAGCGCGCGGACGTGGTGGTTTTGTTCGTTCAAGCTGGCAAGAGGTGAATGAACTGATTGCCGCCGCTAATGTAACCACGATTAAGGAGTTTGGCCCCGACCGTATTATTGGTTTTTCACCTATACCAGCGATGTCGATGGTTTCTTATGCATCAGGGGCGAGGTATTTATCGTTAATTGGTGGTGCTTGCCTGAGTTTTTATGACTGGTATTGTGATTTACCTCCAGCGTCTCCGATGACTTGGGGTGAACAGACCGATGTTCCAGAGTCAGCAGATTGGTATAACTCCTCTTACATCATTGCATGGGGTTCTAACGTACCTCAAACACGGACACCAGACGCCCATTTCTTTGCTGAAGTGCGCTATAAGGGCACAAAAACTGTCGCCGTTACCCCAGACTATGCTGAGATCGCTAAATTATGTGACCACTGGTTGAACCCTAAACAGGGTACTGACAGTGCAATGGCGATGGCGATGGGCCATGTCATCCTGAAAGAATTCCATGTGGACCGTCAAGCTGAATACTTCCGTGAATATGTCCGAACTTACACCGATATGCCAATGTTAGTGATGTTGGATGAGCGTGAAGATGGGAGCTATGCTGGTGGTAGAATGTTGCGTGCAGCGGATTTAGTGGGGTCTTTAGGCGAAGAAAAAAACGCTGAGTGGAAAACGATCGCGATTGATGAAGCAACAGGAAAACTGTGCGTACCACAAGGTTCGATGGGCTTTCGTTGGGATGAAAGTCGCAAATGGAATCTTGAACCTCGTAATGCGAAGGATGGGGCTGAGTTTAAAATGCAACTGAGCCTTTCTGAGACCTATGACGAGATAGTTGAGGTTGGTTTTCCGTACTTTGGTGGCTTAGAAAGCGAATATTTTCAACATGTTGAACTGAAAGACATCCTGCTGCATAAATTGCCTGCCAAACGTATTCAACTTGCGGATGGTAAAGAAGTATTGGTCACCAGCGTTTATGATTTACTGCTTGCTAACTATGGTATTGACCGTGGCTTTGGTGATGAAAATTGTGCAGTCGATTACGATGATATGAAAGCATATTCACCTGCTTGGGCGGAGAAGGTGACAGGCGTGAGTCGCCAAAATATCATCCGTATAGCGCGTGAATTTGCAGAAACAGCCGAAAAAACCCATGGCCGTTCAATGGTGATTGTTGGAGCGGGTATCAATCACTGGTATCACATGGATATGACCTATCGAGCGATTATCAACATGTTGGTATTTTGTGGTTGTATTGGGCAAAGCGGCGGTGGTTGGTCTCATTATGTCGGCCAAGAAAAATTACGCCCACAAACAGGTTGGTTACCTCTTGCCTTTGGTTTAGATTGGCAGCGCCCACCTCGCCATATGAATAGTACCTCATTTTTCTACAATCACTCTAGCCAATGGCGTTATGAAACGGTTAGTACCGAAGAGCTATTATCACCACTCGCGGATAAAAAAGCGTTTAGTGGCAGCCTGATTGATTTGAATGTGCGTGCGGAGCGTATGGGATGGTTACCCTCTGCCCCACAATTAGGTATTAACCCGATCACTATCGCGAAAAAAGCTGAACAAGAGGGATTGTCGGCGGTGGATTATACCGTGAAGCAGCTTAAAGCAGGGAACATTCGTTTTGCTGCCGAGCAGCCTGATAATCCACAAAACTTCCCGCGTAACTTATTTATTTGGCGCTCTAATCTTTTAGGCTCTGCCGGTAAAGGGCATGAATATTTATTGAAATATTTATTAGGTACTGAAAATGGTATTCAAGGGCTTGATTTAGGGCAGCAAGGTGGCGTGAAGCCAGAAGAAGTTGAATGGGTTGATCAAGCAGCGGAAGGGAAAGTCGACTTAGTGGTCACGCTAGATTTTAGAATGTCTAGTACCTGTTTATTCTCGGATGTCGTGTTACCAACAGCTACGTGGTATGAAAAAGATGATATGAATACCTCGGATATGCATCCTTTTATTCATCCATTATCCGCAGCAGTTGATCCCGCTTGGGAATCTAAGAGTGACTGGGAGATCTATAAAGGGATTGCTAAAGCATTCTCTGAGGTGTGTGTTGGTCATTTAGGCAAAGAAACCGATATTGTGACATTGCCTATTCAACACGATAGCGCCGCTGAAATGGGACAACCTTTTGATGTGCGTGACTGGAAAAAAGGTCAATGTGAGTTGATCCCAGGAAAAACCGCGCCGCATCTTATGATGGTCGAACGTGATTATCCATCTATTTATGCACGTTACACATCATTAGGCCCCCTAATGGATAAACTGGGTAATGGTGGTAAAGGGATCAATTGGAATACACAAGATGAAGTCGATTTCCTGAAAAAACTGAATAAAACTCAACCAAGCGGGGCTAATCAAGGGCGGCCGAAGATCGACACGGCAATTGATGCCGCTGAAGTGATCCTAACTTTAGCACCAGAAACGAATGGTCAGGTTGCCGTTAAAGCATGGGATGCGTTAGGAAAAGTGACTGGACGTGACCATACTCACTTAGCCCGCTATAAAGAAGATGAAAAAATCCGTTTCCGCGATATTGTCGCACAGCCACGTAAGATCATTTCTAGTCCAACATGGTCTGGTTTGGAAGATGAGCATGTGTCTTACAATGCGTGTTATACCAACGTTCACGAAATGATCCCTTGGCGTACTTTAAGTGGCCGTCAGCAATTGTATCAAGACCATGAATGGATGAGAGCCTTTGGTGAAAGTCTTGTGGTCTATCGTCCACCGATTGATACGCGAGCAGCTCAACCTCTAATGGGAAAAAAACCGAATGGTTTCCCAGAAAAAGCGCTGAACTTTTTAACACCGCACCAAAAATGGGGGATCCATTCAACTTATAGCGATAATTTGTTGATGTTAACGCTGGGTCGAGGTGGACCTATTGTGTGGCTAAGTGAGGAAGATGCTCGTCAATTAGGGATTAAAGACAATGATTGGGTTGAAGCTTTCAACAGTAATGGTGCGTTAACCGCTAAAGCTGTTGTCAGTCAGCGTATTCCTGATGGCATGATCATGATGTACCACGCTCAAGAGAGACTGATCAATCTACCTGGATCAGAAATCACTGCGCAACGCGGGGGGATCCATAATTCTGTAACCCGTGTCTGCCCTAAACCGACTCATATGATTGGTGGGTATGGGCATCTGGCCTATAGCTTTAATTATTACGGTACTGTGGGTTCTAACCGTGATGAGTTCGTGGTAGTGCGCAAAATGAAGCAGGTTGACTGGCTTGATGGTGAGCAAGATGGCTATCAGCAGACACTGAGCGGAAAGGAGAAAGCATAA
- the narH gene encoding nitrate reductase subunit beta: MKIRSQVGMVLNLDKCIGCHTCSVTCKNVWTSREGVEYAWFNNVETKPGIGYPHNWEDQDKWKGGWIRNIKGKLIPRMGNRVGVLSKIFANPDVPALDDYYEPFDYDYSHLKNAKEGQHIPTARPRSLITGQRMSNVNMGPNWEDDLGGEFSQRAHDKNFDNIQKEMYGQFENTFMMYLPRLCEHCLNPACVATCPSGAIYKRSEDGIVLIDQDKCRGWRMCLTGCPYKKIYFNWKSGKSEKCIFCYPRIESGMPTVCSETCVGRIRYLGVLLYDADKIEAAASTEKETDLYQSQRDIFLNPHDPMVIEEAQKQGIPLSVIDAAQKSPVYKMAMEWKLALPLHPEYRTLPMVWYVPPLSPIQSVADAGMLASNGVLPDVESLRIPVQYLANLLTAGDVEPVLLALKRMLAMRHYKRAETVENQCDTSALEQVGLTEAQAQEMYRYLAIANYEDRFVIPSSHRELAREAFPEAKACGFSFGDGCHGSDNKVNLFNSRRIDAIDVTPKTPQEKTL; the protein is encoded by the coding sequence ATGAAAATTCGTTCTCAAGTCGGCATGGTATTGAATCTCGACAAATGTATTGGCTGCCATACTTGTTCAGTGACCTGTAAAAATGTGTGGACTAGCCGTGAAGGTGTTGAATATGCTTGGTTTAATAACGTTGAAACTAAGCCAGGTATCGGTTACCCCCATAATTGGGAAGATCAGGATAAATGGAAAGGGGGCTGGATCCGTAATATCAAAGGCAAATTAATTCCTCGAATGGGGAATCGAGTCGGGGTGCTCTCTAAGATTTTTGCAAACCCAGATGTACCTGCTCTTGATGATTATTATGAGCCGTTCGATTATGACTATAGCCATCTAAAAAATGCCAAAGAGGGTCAACATATCCCCACGGCTCGTCCGCGCTCATTAATTACTGGGCAGCGTATGAGCAATGTGAATATGGGGCCAAACTGGGAAGATGATCTTGGTGGTGAGTTTAGTCAACGTGCGCATGACAAGAACTTCGACAATATACAAAAAGAGATGTACGGGCAATTTGAAAATACCTTCATGATGTATTTGCCTCGTTTATGTGAACACTGTTTGAATCCAGCCTGTGTTGCAACCTGCCCGAGTGGGGCTATTTATAAACGCTCAGAAGACGGCATTGTTTTGATCGACCAAGACAAATGTCGTGGCTGGCGGATGTGTTTAACGGGCTGTCCATATAAGAAAATCTATTTCAACTGGAAGAGTGGTAAGTCAGAAAAATGTATTTTCTGTTATCCACGTATCGAATCAGGTATGCCAACAGTGTGTTCTGAAACTTGCGTTGGACGTATCCGCTATTTAGGCGTGCTGCTTTATGATGCGGATAAAATTGAAGCTGCGGCAAGTACAGAAAAAGAAACGGATTTGTATCAAAGTCAACGGGATATTTTCCTTAATCCACATGATCCGATGGTGATTGAAGAAGCGCAAAAGCAAGGGATCCCTTTGAGTGTGATCGATGCCGCTCAGAAATCTCCCGTGTATAAAATGGCTATGGAATGGAAACTTGCTTTGCCATTACATCCTGAGTACCGAACTTTACCAATGGTATGGTATGTGCCGCCTTTATCACCCATTCAATCCGTTGCAGATGCCGGTATGTTAGCGAGCAATGGCGTATTGCCAGATGTTGAAAGCTTACGTATCCCAGTTCAGTACCTTGCCAATTTGTTAACGGCGGGGGATGTTGAGCCTGTTTTATTGGCGCTTAAACGTATGTTGGCGATGCGACATTACAAACGAGCCGAAACGGTCGAAAATCAGTGTGATACCAGTGCGTTAGAACAAGTTGGATTAACGGAAGCACAGGCACAAGAAATGTATCGTTATTTGGCGATAGCGAACTATGAAGATCGCTTTGTGATCCCATCGAGTCACCGTGAGTTAGCACGTGAAGCGTTCCCTGAAGCAAAAGCATGCGGCTTTAGCTTCGGTGACGGTTGTCATGGTAGTGATAATAAAGTGAATTTGTTCAACAGCCGCCGAATTGATGCGATAGATGTGACACCAAAAACACCGCAGGAGAAGACACTATGA
- the narJ gene encoding nitrate reductase molybdenum cofactor assembly chaperone produces the protein MISLKVISRLLDYPTEVLWQHRDELIEALEQANELPFTQAIQLMMFVREYLNEDLLDMQAQYCELFDRGRATSLLLFEHVHGESRDRGQAMVDLMAQYQQQGLALNSRELPDYLPIYLEYLTILVPEQTREGLQDIAPILALLGERLKQRQSRFGLLFDLLLSLSDSTIETSQLHGQVAAEARDDTPEALDAVWEEEQVTFFANEKSCNSEVTAHQQRFANAVVPQYLNLDAGHNAGVQK, from the coding sequence ATGATCTCATTAAAAGTGATTTCTCGATTACTTGATTATCCAACTGAGGTGTTATGGCAACATCGTGACGAACTGATTGAAGCGTTAGAACAGGCAAATGAATTACCGTTTACGCAGGCTATACAATTGATGATGTTTGTTCGTGAATATCTCAATGAAGATCTTTTAGATATGCAAGCACAGTACTGTGAATTGTTTGATAGGGGGCGAGCCACATCCTTACTGTTGTTTGAACATGTGCATGGCGAGTCACGTGATAGAGGCCAAGCCATGGTTGACTTGATGGCGCAGTATCAGCAACAAGGTCTAGCGCTAAATAGTCGTGAGTTGCCTGACTACTTACCCATTTATTTAGAATACCTGACGATCTTAGTACCAGAGCAAACACGTGAAGGTTTGCAAGATATAGCCCCGATTCTGGCGTTATTAGGGGAAAGATTGAAACAGCGACAAAGCCGATTTGGTCTGTTGTTTGACTTATTGCTCTCCCTTTCGGATAGCACGATAGAGACGAGTCAATTACATGGTCAAGTAGCAGCGGAAGCACGTGATGATACACCTGAGGCACTCGATGCTGTTTGGGAAGAGGAGCAAGTGACATTCTTTGCTAATGAAAAAAGCTGTAATAGTGAAGTGACGGCTCATCAGCAACGTTTTGCGAATGCAGTGGTTCCTCAATATTTGAATCTTGATGCAGGCCATAATGCGGGAGTTCAAAAATGA
- the narI gene encoding respiratory nitrate reductase subunit gamma, which produces MNFINQFFFDIYPYIAGTVFIVGSWLRYDYGQYSWRAGSSQMLDKKNMRLASNLFHIGIIGVFVGHFFGMLTPHWMYESFLPMHIKQLMAMVGGGICGVMVLVGGAMLLKRRLTNPRVRATSSFGDIMILTLLVVQVCLGLLTIPFSAQHMDGSEMLKLVGWAQSVVTFHWGASQYLDGVGIVFKLHLVLGMTLFLLFPFCRLVHIWSAPIEYISRRYQIVRNRH; this is translated from the coding sequence ATGAATTTTATCAATCAATTCTTCTTCGATATTTATCCCTATATCGCCGGTACTGTGTTTATTGTTGGTAGTTGGTTACGTTATGACTATGGACAATATAGTTGGCGAGCGGGTTCTAGCCAGATGCTCGACAAGAAGAATATGCGTTTAGCATCGAATCTGTTTCATATAGGGATTATTGGTGTGTTTGTGGGGCACTTTTTCGGTATGTTAACGCCCCATTGGATGTATGAATCCTTCTTACCAATGCATATTAAACAGTTAATGGCAATGGTGGGTGGTGGGATATGTGGCGTCATGGTACTCGTGGGCGGAGCGATGCTCTTGAAGCGTCGCTTAACTAACCCTCGTGTCAGAGCGACATCGTCTTTTGGCGACATTATGATCTTAACTTTATTGGTTGTACAAGTTTGTTTGGGTCTGTTAACCATTCCATTCTCTGCTCAACATATGGACGGGAGTGAAATGTTGAAGCTAGTTGGCTGGGCACAATCCGTGGTGACTTTCCATTGGGGCGCTTCACAATACCTTGACGGTGTTGGAATTGTCTTTAAATTACACCTTGTTTTAGGGATGACACTGTTCTTATTGTTCCCATTCTGCCGATTGGTTCATATTTGGAGCGCGCCGATAGAATATATTTCGCGTCGTTACCAAATAGTAAGAAATCGCCATTAA
- a CDS encoding DUF808 domain-containing protein — translation MAGSSLLALLDDIAAVLDDVSVMTKMAAKKTSGVLGDDLALNAQQVTGVRAEREIPVVWAVAKGSFINKLILVPLALLISAFIPWAVTPLLMIGGAYLCFEGAEKLMHKYLHSNQDRSEKREQQATMSPEELAAFEKSKIKGAVRTDFVLSAEIIAITLGIVSATTFMNQVIVLSIIAIVMTVGVYGLVAGIVKLDDLGFYLQKKRAKLLSQLGKGLIYATPYLMKTLSIVGTAAMFMVGGGILTHGISIIYNWIEELALAASLTPTIGSIMQFITPPVANLIFGLLVGIVLVLLITLIKQAKNRLTA, via the coding sequence GTGGCAGGAAGTAGCTTACTTGCTTTACTCGATGACATTGCAGCTGTATTAGATGATGTCTCCGTCATGACAAAAATGGCCGCGAAAAAAACCTCTGGCGTGTTAGGTGACGATCTCGCGTTAAATGCCCAACAAGTGACGGGGGTACGAGCCGAACGAGAAATCCCTGTTGTATGGGCCGTGGCTAAAGGTTCATTTATCAATAAATTGATATTAGTTCCGCTTGCCTTACTGATTAGTGCATTTATTCCTTGGGCAGTCACACCACTCCTTATGATAGGTGGGGCTTATCTGTGCTTTGAAGGCGCAGAGAAACTGATGCATAAGTATCTGCATTCAAACCAAGACAGAAGCGAAAAAAGAGAACAACAAGCCACAATGTCACCCGAAGAGCTTGCCGCATTTGAAAAGAGTAAAATCAAAGGTGCGGTACGCACTGACTTCGTACTGTCTGCTGAGATTATAGCCATCACACTGGGTATTGTTTCCGCCACAACATTTATGAATCAAGTTATTGTTCTATCCATCATTGCGATTGTTATGACGGTAGGCGTGTATGGGCTAGTTGCGGGTATCGTAAAACTTGATGACCTCGGATTCTACTTGCAGAAAAAAAGAGCAAAATTATTAAGTCAGCTAGGTAAAGGCTTGATTTATGCGACGCCTTATTTGATGAAGACCTTATCCATTGTAGGTACCGCAGCGATGTTTATGGTTGGCGGTGGAATTCTGACTCATGGTATTAGCATTATCTATAATTGGATTGAAGAGTTAGCCTTAGCAGCCTCACTCACTCCAACCATAGGTTCAATCATGCAGTTCATCACGCCGCCTGTTGCAAACCTTATTTTCGGCTTGCTCGTGGGTATTGTCCTCGTCTTACTCATCACGTTAATTAAACAAGCTAAAAATCGTTTAACCGCTTAA
- a CDS encoding glycosyltransferase — protein sequence MSSQPVLSIVVAVYNGEKFLPHFFDSLLAQNLSHWELIVVNDGSTDNSEEVIRQYQAKFACFKLLTQENQGVSVARNTGMAQAVGQYITFPDIDDEISPNMYGRLLEIALAGDLDVATCNGTYIYTNGDAPKAIFPPNKVPSTGIISGPEWLEIGLSSRKFLHVTWLNLYRLDLIRQHNFTFEPKLHHQDIPWTTELLLVAKRVQFINEQYYEYLIHNQSVSHSLTGDERSVRKINTYLKIIDMLLDIYKRYPEQVKQAPSCLWQVGKEGLGITQALLSIQSPEIQRDMTRMFFEKGYWNVIWSHATTVKLKWRLIRRYSKLKAIAK from the coding sequence ATGTCTTCTCAGCCGGTTTTGAGTATTGTTGTTGCCGTTTATAATGGTGAAAAATTTCTTCCTCATTTTTTTGATAGCTTGCTCGCGCAAAACTTAAGTCATTGGGAGCTGATCGTTGTTAATGATGGCTCCACAGATAACAGTGAAGAGGTGATACGCCAGTATCAAGCTAAATTCGCCTGCTTTAAATTACTCACACAAGAGAACCAAGGCGTTTCGGTGGCTCGTAATACAGGGATGGCTCAAGCTGTAGGGCAATACATCACTTTTCCTGACATTGATGATGAAATTAGCCCGAATATGTACGGTCGCCTGTTGGAAATCGCGCTCGCCGGCGATTTGGATGTAGCCACCTGTAATGGCACTTATATTTATACCAATGGAGACGCACCAAAGGCCATTTTCCCGCCTAATAAGGTTCCTTCTACTGGCATAATTAGTGGCCCAGAATGGCTAGAAATAGGCCTAAGTTCACGCAAGTTTTTGCATGTTACATGGTTAAATCTCTATCGTTTAGATTTAATCCGTCAACACAATTTCACGTTTGAACCTAAGCTACATCATCAGGATATTCCTTGGACGACGGAACTCTTGCTGGTGGCGAAGCGCGTTCAATTTATCAACGAACAGTATTATGAGTATTTAATTCATAACCAATCAGTTTCCCATTCCCTGACAGGGGATGAACGCTCTGTTCGCAAAATTAATACTTACTTGAAAATCATTGATATGTTACTCGACATATACAAGCGCTACCCAGAACAAGTCAAACAAGCCCCTTCCTGCTTGTGGCAAGTCGGTAAAGAAGGCCTCGGCATCACTCAAGCATTACTTTCCATTCAGTCACCTGAAATCCAACGTGATATGACACGGATGTTCTTTGAAAAAGGTTATTGGAACGTGATTTGGTCTCATGCAACGACGGTAAAATTAAAATGGCGGTTGATTCGTCGCTACAGCAAACTAAAAGCCATCGCTAAATAA
- a CDS encoding nucleoside hydrolase, whose product MTQKKIILDCDPGHDDAMAILLALGHPDIDILAITTVVGNQTLEKVTRNALAITEFAGAKHIPIAAGCHRPLVRKIQNAPEVHGTSGLDGTHLPESTLPLDQRHAVDLIIETLKAHPPKTITLVPIGGLTNIALAVRKAPEIVELVKEVVLMGGGYHTGNRSAVAEFNIAIDPEAAHIVFNEHWPLTMVGLDLTHQARPTDKTMADIAALNTPISQFVVDSLNFYTAGYRQRSGTNQHAPVHDLCAVAYVIDPTLIKTQKAPVNIELQGTLTTGMTVTDFRHPLPSDCHTQVATQLDNDGLWKLFFESLKRLSHQ is encoded by the coding sequence ATGACACAAAAGAAAATCATTTTAGATTGTGATCCTGGCCATGATGATGCAATGGCAATCCTATTGGCCCTAGGACACCCTGATATCGATATACTGGCTATCACTACTGTCGTGGGTAATCAAACGTTAGAAAAAGTCACTCGTAACGCCTTAGCAATAACAGAATTCGCGGGGGCTAAACACATTCCTATTGCTGCCGGCTGCCATCGCCCATTAGTACGCAAGATCCAAAATGCTCCCGAAGTTCACGGCACAAGTGGATTGGATGGCACGCATCTTCCTGAATCGACGCTTCCTCTTGATCAACGTCATGCCGTGGATCTGATCATTGAAACATTAAAAGCTCATCCACCGAAAACGATCACTCTAGTGCCTATTGGTGGCCTAACGAACATTGCACTTGCTGTGAGAAAGGCGCCTGAAATCGTTGAACTCGTCAAAGAAGTTGTTTTGATGGGAGGTGGGTATCATACGGGTAACCGTTCTGCGGTTGCTGAATTTAATATCGCTATCGATCCTGAGGCTGCTCACATTGTGTTTAATGAGCACTGGCCCCTCACTATGGTTGGTTTGGATTTAACACATCAAGCAAGACCAACGGATAAAACCATGGCTGATATTGCCGCACTCAATACGCCAATCAGCCAGTTTGTCGTGGACTCGCTGAACTTCTACACTGCCGGATATCGTCAACGCAGTGGTACCAATCAGCACGCGCCAGTACATGATCTCTGCGCTGTTGCATATGTTATTGATCCCACATTAATTAAAACGCAAAAAGCCCCTGTGAATATTGAACTACAAGGCACATTAACCACCGGCATGACAGTCACTGATTTTCGACACCCACTGCCCAGTGATTGCCATACACAAGTCGCGACACAATTAGATAATGATGGCTTATGGAAATTATTCTTTGAATCCCTAAAACGTTTGTCTCATCAGTAA
- a CDS encoding helix-turn-helix transcriptional regulator, producing the protein MENYLDKLPDVIDSVATNQFYPNLLSWLSSFIAFDNAIVYSFEKNAPPRFLSKVEKRNSDSVNRIYQRGAYLMDPFYQELQKGGGSQVLTLRELAPKGFYHTDYYLNFYRKTGWCDEAGLLLEITPDRQLGIFFGNEDEPFLSEKSTQAPLKEAFEIIRSMAKLHKEVSPNDVSHHYRLADMQTHFGLTPRECEVVELILEGKGSPQIAESLFISLGTVKNHRKNIYQKLDIRSQAELFNLLMSHHHYSSYRHRLC; encoded by the coding sequence ATGGAAAACTATCTGGATAAACTACCTGATGTGATTGATTCTGTTGCAACCAACCAGTTTTATCCCAATTTATTATCTTGGCTATCATCATTTATCGCCTTTGATAATGCGATTGTTTATTCCTTTGAAAAAAATGCCCCACCGCGTTTCCTTTCAAAAGTGGAAAAACGTAATAGTGATAGCGTAAACCGTATCTACCAGCGCGGCGCTTATCTTATGGATCCCTTCTATCAGGAGTTACAGAAAGGGGGCGGTTCACAAGTTTTAACATTACGGGAATTGGCTCCGAAAGGTTTCTATCATACAGATTATTATCTCAATTTTTACCGCAAAACGGGCTGGTGTGATGAAGCTGGGTTATTGCTAGAAATTACCCCAGATAGGCAGCTAGGTATCTTTTTTGGCAATGAAGATGAACCGTTTTTATCTGAAAAATCGACCCAAGCCCCCCTAAAAGAAGCTTTTGAAATCATTCGTAGTATGGCGAAACTGCATAAAGAAGTTTCACCGAATGATGTTTCTCATCATTATCGTTTAGCGGATATGCAGACTCATTTTGGTTTAACGCCAAGAGAGTGTGAAGTCGTTGAGTTGATCCTTGAAGGTAAAGGCTCCCCGCAAATTGCTGAATCGCTATTTATTAGCTTAGGTACGGTAAAAAACCATCGCAAAAACATTTATCAAAAGTTAGACATTCGTTCACAGGCTGAATTATTTAACTTGTTAATGAGCCATCATCATTATTCCTCTTATCGTCATCGTTTATGTTAA